The following coding sequences lie in one Isoptericola variabilis 225 genomic window:
- a CDS encoding DnaJ C-terminal domain-containing protein — protein sequence MTGQDWIEKDFYAALGVPKDADDATIKKAYRKLARQHHPDQNAGDPAAEARFKEIGEAYAVLSDPEQRKQYDALRAMAGGGARFSAGPGGAAGGGFEDIFGAMFGGGAPTAGGPRVRYSQTAGAGFEDILGSMFGGMGGAAGGRRTGFGGPAATRGADVETSITLPFRAAVEGATVELMVDGRTITARIPPGVNDGQRIRLRGKGRPGVAGGPAGDLLITVHVEEHPVFSLDGVDLRVTVPVTFAEAALGATIEVPTLSGETVRLKVPAGTPSGRVLRVKGRGVRTSKATGDLLVTVQVVVPQRLSRKAKEALQAFAAESDHEDVRAELRRRAAAG from the coding sequence GTGACCGGCCAGGACTGGATCGAGAAGGACTTCTACGCTGCTCTCGGCGTCCCCAAGGACGCCGACGACGCGACGATCAAGAAGGCGTACCGCAAGCTCGCCCGCCAGCACCACCCCGACCAGAACGCGGGCGACCCGGCGGCGGAGGCGCGGTTCAAGGAGATCGGGGAGGCGTACGCCGTGCTCTCCGACCCCGAGCAGCGCAAGCAGTACGACGCGCTGCGCGCGATGGCCGGCGGGGGCGCACGGTTCTCCGCGGGCCCGGGCGGTGCCGCGGGCGGTGGGTTCGAGGACATCTTCGGCGCGATGTTCGGCGGCGGCGCACCGACGGCCGGCGGGCCGCGCGTGCGGTACTCGCAGACGGCGGGCGCCGGCTTCGAGGACATCCTCGGCTCGATGTTCGGCGGCATGGGCGGCGCGGCGGGCGGCCGGCGCACGGGTTTCGGCGGCCCGGCGGCGACCCGCGGCGCCGACGTCGAGACGTCGATAACGCTGCCGTTCCGCGCGGCCGTCGAGGGTGCGACGGTCGAGCTCATGGTCGACGGGCGCACCATCACGGCACGCATCCCGCCCGGCGTCAACGACGGCCAGCGGATCCGCCTGCGCGGCAAGGGACGCCCGGGCGTCGCCGGCGGCCCCGCGGGCGACCTGCTCATCACGGTGCACGTCGAGGAGCACCCGGTGTTCTCGCTCGACGGCGTCGACCTGCGGGTCACCGTGCCGGTGACGTTCGCCGAGGCGGCGCTCGGCGCGACGATCGAGGTCCCGACGCTGAGCGGCGAGACCGTGCGGCTCAAGGTCCCGGCGGGCACGCCGTCGGGCCGCGTGCTGCGCGTCAAGGGCCGCGGCGTGCGGACGTCGAAGGCGACGGGCGACCTGCTCGTGACGGTGCAGGTCGTGGTGCCGCAGCGCCTGAGCCGCAAGGCCAAGGAGGCGCTCCAGGCCTTCGCGGCCGAGAGCGACCACGAGGACGTCCGCGCCG